A DNA window from Rhodococcus sp. Z13 contains the following coding sequences:
- the yaaA gene encoding peroxide stress protein YaaA: MLVLLPPSETKSDGGDGAPLDLAELSMPQLTETRETLVQALVDLAADPEESSRALGLGSKGADEIERNAKLWVSPTRPALERYTGVLYDALDTASFTRAQRDKAYRRVGIGSALFGAVRADDPIPAYRLSGGSKLPGFGTLKALWRPELTDALIAEAAGELVVDLRSGIYQQLGPVPGAVTATVLTEKPDGTRKVVSHFNKHHKGLLARALVLARAEPGDVDGLARIASKAGLRVEVESPTELIVLT; encoded by the coding sequence GTGCTGGTGCTTCTCCCCCCTTCCGAGACCAAGTCCGACGGCGGCGACGGTGCGCCCCTCGACCTCGCCGAGCTGTCGATGCCGCAGCTGACGGAGACCCGGGAGACGCTGGTGCAGGCGCTCGTCGACCTCGCCGCCGACCCCGAGGAGTCGAGCCGTGCGCTCGGGTTGGGCAGCAAGGGCGCCGACGAGATCGAGCGCAACGCCAAGCTGTGGGTCTCTCCCACCCGGCCCGCGCTCGAGCGCTACACCGGTGTGCTCTACGACGCGCTCGACACCGCCTCGTTCACCCGCGCCCAGCGGGACAAGGCCTACCGGCGTGTGGGTATCGGGTCAGCGCTGTTCGGGGCGGTCCGCGCGGACGATCCGATTCCCGCCTACCGACTGTCGGGCGGCTCGAAGCTGCCCGGCTTCGGGACGCTGAAAGCACTGTGGCGGCCGGAACTGACCGACGCCCTGATCGCGGAGGCGGCCGGGGAGCTCGTCGTGGACCTGCGGTCGGGGATCTACCAGCAGCTCGGCCCGGTGCCCGGTGCGGTGACCGCGACGGTGCTCACCGAGAAACCGGACGGCACCCGCAAGGTCGTGAGCCACTTCAACAAGCACCACAAGGGGCTGCTGGCCCGCGCACTGGTGCTGGCCCGGGCCGAACCCGGTGACGTCGACGGTCTCGCCCGGATCGCGTCGAAGGCGGGTCTGCGGGTCGAGGTGGAGTCGCCGACCGAGCTGATCGTGCTCACCTGA
- a CDS encoding proline--tRNA ligase, translated as MITRMSHLFLRTLRDDPADAEVASHKLLVRAGYVRRIAPGVYSWLPLGLRVLRQIERVVREEMNSIGAQEISLPALLPRDPYETTNRWTEYGDGLFRLQDRKGGDYLLGPTHEEMFALTVKGEYNSYKDFPVTLYQIQTKYRDEERPRAGILRGREFVMKDSYSFDLTDEGLAQSYKAHRDAYERIFTRLGVKYVIVSATSGAMGGSASEEFLADSPAGEDTYVRCLESGYAANVEAVKTLAPAPLPIEGQPEAVVHDTPDTPTIDSLVSVASELLGREVHASETLKNILVKVRQPGGEWELLGIGIPGDREVDDKRLEASLEPAEVELLTDADFEANPFLVKGYIGPKALLDNGVRYLVDPRVVDGTSWITGADEHGKHVFGLVAGRDFTPDGTIEAAEVRDGDPSPDGAGPLVSARGIEIGHVFQLGRKYTDAFEVDVLGENGKPVRPTMGSYGIGVSRLVAVVAEQQHDDKGLRWPSEIAPFDVHLVIANKDEQAREGAENLAEELSNAGLEVLLDDRKASPGVKFKDSELLGMPLVVVVGRGFADGKVEIRDRFSGEAEEVPVGDAVRHVLGR; from the coding sequence GTGATCACCCGCATGTCGCACCTGTTCCTCCGCACCCTCCGTGACGACCCGGCCGACGCCGAGGTCGCGAGCCACAAGCTGCTCGTCCGAGCCGGCTACGTGCGGCGCATCGCTCCCGGCGTGTACTCGTGGCTGCCGCTGGGCCTGCGTGTGCTCCGGCAGATCGAACGCGTCGTGCGGGAGGAGATGAACTCCATCGGCGCCCAGGAGATCTCCCTGCCGGCGCTGCTGCCCCGCGACCCGTACGAGACCACCAACCGGTGGACCGAGTACGGCGACGGCCTGTTCCGCCTGCAGGACCGCAAGGGTGGCGACTACCTCCTCGGCCCGACCCACGAGGAGATGTTCGCCCTGACCGTCAAGGGTGAGTACAACTCCTACAAGGACTTCCCGGTCACGCTGTACCAGATCCAGACGAAGTACCGCGACGAGGAGCGGCCCCGCGCCGGCATCCTCCGCGGCCGCGAGTTCGTCATGAAGGACTCCTACAGCTTCGACCTCACCGACGAGGGCCTCGCCCAGTCGTACAAGGCGCACCGCGACGCCTACGAGCGCATCTTCACCCGTCTCGGCGTGAAGTACGTCATCGTCTCGGCCACCTCGGGCGCGATGGGCGGCAGTGCCTCGGAGGAGTTCCTCGCCGACTCCCCGGCCGGTGAGGACACCTACGTACGCTGCCTCGAATCGGGCTATGCCGCCAACGTCGAAGCCGTGAAGACCCTCGCCCCCGCGCCGCTCCCCATCGAGGGACAGCCGGAGGCCGTCGTCCACGACACGCCCGACACCCCCACCATCGACTCGTTGGTCTCGGTGGCCTCCGAGCTCCTCGGCCGCGAGGTCCACGCCTCCGAGACCCTCAAGAACATCCTGGTCAAGGTCCGGCAGCCGGGCGGCGAGTGGGAACTGCTCGGCATCGGCATCCCCGGCGACCGCGAGGTCGACGACAAGCGGCTCGAGGCATCCCTCGAACCGGCCGAGGTCGAACTGCTCACCGACGCCGACTTCGAGGCCAACCCCTTCCTCGTCAAGGGCTACATCGGCCCGAAGGCGCTGCTCGACAACGGCGTGCGGTATCTCGTCGACCCGCGCGTGGTGGACGGCACCAGCTGGATCACCGGCGCCGACGAGCACGGCAAGCACGTCTTCGGTCTCGTCGCCGGCCGCGACTTCACCCCGGACGGCACCATCGAGGCCGCCGAGGTCCGCGACGGCGACCCGTCGCCGGACGGTGCCGGCCCGCTCGTGTCGGCGCGCGGCATCGAGATCGGCCACGTCTTCCAGCTCGGCCGCAAGTACACCGACGCGTTCGAGGTCGACGTGCTCGGCGAGAACGGCAAGCCGGTCCGGCCCACCATGGGCTCCTACGGCATCGGCGTGTCGCGCCTGGTCGCCGTCGTCGCCGAGCAGCAGCACGACGACAAGGGTCTGCGCTGGCCGTCGGAGATCGCGCCGTTCGATGTGCACCTGGTGATCGCCAACAAGGACGAGCAGGCCCGTGAGGGCGCCGAGAACCTCGCCGAGGAGCTGTCGAACGCGGGACTCGAGGTTCTGCTCGACGACCGCAAGGCCTCGCCCGGCGTGAAGTTCAAGGACTCCGAGCTGCTGGGCATGCCGCTGGTCGTCGTGGTCGGCCGCGGTTTCGCCGACGGCAAGGTCGAGATCCGCGACCGGTTCTCCGGCGAGGCCGAGGAGGTTCCGGTCGGCGACGCCGTCCGGCACGTCCTCGGCCGCTGA
- a CDS encoding ferritin-like domain-containing protein, whose amino-acid sequence MSTPGLGPEQQSLVDALAAEHAAVFGYGIVAAFADPWADAVAEDTAAHRARRDATIEALHAASVEPPVAAPGYTVPFPVTDPDSAARLAEQIENDTAVAWRSVVERAHSESTRGAAITALTEAALRAARWRVRLGAPPSLPFPGQP is encoded by the coding sequence GTGAGCACTCCCGGTCTCGGTCCCGAACAGCAGTCCCTCGTCGACGCGCTCGCCGCCGAGCACGCGGCGGTGTTCGGCTACGGCATCGTCGCGGCCTTCGCCGATCCCTGGGCGGATGCGGTGGCGGAGGACACCGCGGCGCACCGGGCGCGACGCGACGCGACGATCGAGGCGCTGCACGCCGCGAGCGTCGAACCACCGGTCGCGGCGCCCGGCTACACCGTGCCGTTCCCGGTGACCGATCCCGATTCTGCGGCCCGGCTGGCGGAGCAGATCGAGAACGACACCGCGGTCGCGTGGCGATCGGTGGTCGAGCGGGCCCACAGCGAGTCCACGCGCGGAGCGGCGATCACCGCGCTCACCGAGGCGGCATTGCGGGCGGCCCGCTGGCGGGTACGGCTCGGGGCTCCGCCCTCGCTCCCCTTCCCCGGCCAGCCCTGA
- the rimP gene encoding ribosome maturation factor RimP, whose translation MPVPPPERIVELVSDLLANEGYDLEDAVVTAAGKHSTVRLLVDSDSGLGLDEAARLSRLVSEKFDSVSDFGEAPYVLEVTSPGIGRPLTHPRHWRRAQGRKAKIELADETIVARIGELVGDEIRLVVPDRSGPVLRAVPLAEVRRAVVEVEFSPAPLRELELAGGLPDGRVAAGVLPEETGDETDNDDDSDDVNETKVDK comes from the coding sequence ATGCCTGTGCCGCCCCCGGAGAGGATCGTCGAGCTCGTCTCCGATCTGCTCGCGAATGAGGGATACGACCTGGAGGACGCGGTGGTCACGGCTGCCGGCAAGCACAGTACGGTGCGTCTCCTGGTCGACAGTGACTCCGGTCTCGGCCTCGACGAGGCGGCCCGGCTGAGCCGGCTGGTATCCGAGAAGTTCGACAGCGTGTCCGACTTCGGGGAGGCACCCTACGTGCTCGAGGTCACCAGCCCCGGCATCGGTCGTCCACTGACGCATCCCCGCCACTGGCGGCGCGCACAGGGACGCAAGGCGAAGATCGAACTGGCCGACGAGACGATCGTGGCGCGCATCGGCGAACTCGTCGGTGACGAGATCCGGCTCGTCGTGCCCGACCGCTCCGGCCCCGTGCTGCGGGCGGTGCCGCTCGCCGAGGTGCGGCGCGCGGTGGTGGAGGTGGAGTTCTCGCCGGCCCCGCTGCGGGAACTCGAGCTCGCCGGGGGGCTCCCCGACGGCCGAGTGGCCGCCGGTGTGCTGCCGGAGGAGACCGGTGACGAGACCGACAACGACGACGATTCCGACGACGTGAACGAAACGAAGGTGGACAAGTGA
- the nusA gene encoding transcription termination factor NusA — MNIEIAALRMLEAEKGIPFDELIATLETALLTAYRHVEGHQPHARVVVDTKTGAIQVIAEERDADGTLIAEWDDTPEDFGRIAATTARQVIMQRIRDAEHEQRFGEFAAHEGEIVSGVVQRDARANARGMVVVKIGGEANNAEGLIPPAEQVPGETYEHGDRIKCYVVGVSRGQRGPQITLSRTHPNLVRKLFALEVPEIADGSVEIVAVAREAGHRSKIAVHSTVPGLNAKGACIGPMGQRVRNVMRELGEEKIDIIDYDEDPAKFVGNALSPSKVVSVTVVDPDARAARVVVPDFQLSLAIGKEGQNARLAARLTGWRIDIRSDAAPGGNEGSRPGPTGA, encoded by the coding sequence GTGAATATCGAGATCGCGGCCCTGCGCATGCTGGAGGCCGAGAAGGGCATCCCGTTCGACGAGCTCATCGCGACGCTCGAGACGGCCCTGCTCACGGCCTACCGGCACGTCGAGGGCCATCAGCCCCACGCGCGGGTCGTCGTCGACACCAAGACCGGTGCCATCCAGGTCATCGCCGAGGAACGCGACGCCGACGGCACCCTGATCGCCGAGTGGGACGACACCCCGGAGGACTTCGGCCGCATCGCCGCCACGACCGCGCGGCAGGTCATCATGCAGCGCATCCGCGACGCCGAGCACGAGCAGCGGTTCGGCGAGTTCGCCGCCCACGAGGGTGAGATCGTCTCCGGTGTCGTCCAGCGCGACGCGCGCGCCAACGCCCGCGGCATGGTGGTCGTCAAGATCGGCGGCGAGGCCAACAACGCCGAGGGCCTGATCCCGCCGGCCGAGCAGGTGCCGGGGGAGACCTACGAGCACGGCGACCGCATCAAGTGCTACGTCGTGGGTGTCTCCCGCGGCCAGCGCGGCCCGCAGATCACCCTCTCGCGCACCCACCCGAACCTCGTGCGGAAGCTGTTCGCACTCGAGGTACCGGAGATCGCCGACGGCTCCGTCGAGATCGTCGCGGTGGCGCGCGAGGCGGGACACCGCTCCAAGATCGCCGTGCACTCGACCGTCCCCGGCCTCAACGCCAAGGGCGCGTGCATCGGCCCGATGGGCCAGCGCGTGCGCAACGTCATGCGCGAGCTCGGCGAGGAGAAGATCGACATCATCGACTACGACGAGGACCCGGCGAAGTTCGTCGGCAACGCCCTGTCGCCGTCGAAGGTGGTGTCCGTCACGGTCGTCGACCCGGATGCGCGCGCCGCACGGGTCGTGGTCCCCGATTTCCAGTTGTCCCTGGCGATCGGCAAGGAGGGTCAAAACGCCCGGCTCGCGGCGCGCCTGACCGGCTGGCGCATCGACATCCGCAGCGACGCCGCGCCCGGCGGGAACGAGGGTTCGCGCCCCGGTCCGACAGGCGCATGA
- a CDS encoding YlxR family protein: MVQHDLSSTDGERTFPVRTCIGCRQRTLAADLLRVVARKQEPSGFAVVPDPDRRLPGRGAWLHPSPECLGLAVRRRAFGRALRVTGNPDTAALDQLVGSTEE; the protein is encoded by the coding sequence ATGGTTCAGCATGACCTGTCATCGACCGACGGGGAACGCACCTTCCCGGTGCGAACCTGCATCGGATGTCGGCAGAGAACGCTGGCTGCCGATCTGCTGCGGGTCGTGGCGCGGAAACAGGAACCCTCGGGTTTCGCCGTGGTTCCCGATCCCGACCGCAGGCTTCCCGGGCGAGGAGCATGGTTGCATCCCTCTCCGGAGTGCCTCGGTCTCGCCGTTCGGCGCCGAGCATTCGGCAGGGCACTGCGCGTGACCGGGAATCCGGACACCGCGGCGCTGGATCAGCTGGTCGGGTCCACGGAAGAGTGA